A section of the Xiphias gladius isolate SHS-SW01 ecotype Sanya breed wild chromosome 8, ASM1685928v1, whole genome shotgun sequence genome encodes:
- the si:dkey-246g23.4 gene encoding monocarboxylate transporter 2 isoform X3: MGGLICSLGVVIGAFARNLIELYLTVGFLNGFGYGLTWTPTVTLLGLYFEKRRPVANALASTGECIITFVLTPLFQLLIDSYSWRAALLILGGLQLNLCVCGMLLRPLKATRDVTYVSEVKAVEQGFSLEMLTKEDSEQCTPNWQETEELRISEGSDQGTANVCLEYPEEIPTSTKDSKRAELKTKLLSYIDYTLITNARFMVYSMFGVFAALGFFAPALFLVPYAHSKGIEEYQAAALMSISALLDLFGRLFFGWVANLRLVETVQQLTATVILLGTVLLLCPLASSFSELAVFSGAYGLMYGATVSIHITVLAEVVGVHRFGSSLGFFMLIRSSGGLLGPPIAGFFIDRMSDYGTGFIMAGVALIVSALFLLLLHQLNRRGQGSTTTNHDMHTDKMGHSLRAEGEEPGMT, encoded by the exons ATGGGTGGACTGATTTGCAGCTTAGGAGTCGTGATTGGGGCTTTTGCCCGTAACCTGATTGAACTCTACCTAACAGTGGGGTTCCTAAATG GTTTTGGGTATGGGTTAACCTGGACCCCGACAGTGACCTTGCTGGGTTTGTACTTTGAGAAGAGGCGACCGGTGGCTAACGCCTTGGCCAGCACTGGAGAGTGCATCATTACCTTTGTCCTCACACCCCTGTTTCAGCTGTTGATTGACAGTTACTCCTGGAGGGCTGCTTTGCTGATCCTGGGTGGTCTGCAGcttaacctgtgtgtgtgcggaaTGTTGCTGAGGCCCCTAAAAGCCACCAGGGATGTGACTTATGTCAGTGAGGTCAAAGCAGTAGAGCAAGGCTTTTCGCTGGAAATGCTCACAAAAGAGGACTCAGAGCAGTGCACGCCAAACTGGCAAGAGACAGAGGAGCTGAGAATATCTGAGGGGTCTGATCAGGGGACAGCCAATGTATGTCTTGAATACCCTGAGGAGATACCAACTTCGACTAAAGACTCAAAGAGGGCTGAATTAAAGACCAAACTACTGAGCTACATAGATTATACCCTCATCACTAATGCTCGATTCATGGTCTACTCAATGTTTGGGGTGTTTGCTGCTCTGGGTTTCTTTGCTCCAGCTTTGTTCCTGGTTCCTTATGCTCACAGTAAGGGAATTGAGGAGTACCAGGCGGCTGCGCTCATGTCCATCTCTGCTCTGTTGGACCTGTTTGGAAGGCTGTTCTTTGGCTGGGTGGCAAACCTGAGACTGGTGGAGACG GTGCAACAGCTGACAGCTACAGTGATTCTGCTGGGTACTGTGTTACTCCTCTGCCCACTGGCCTCCTCATTCTCAGAGCTGGCTGTGTTCAGCGGAGCTTATGGCCTGATGTATGGTGCCACTGTCTCCATCCACATCACTGTGCTGGCTGAGGTTGTGGGCGTCCACAGGTTCGGAAGTTCACTGGGGTTTTTCATGCTGATACGCAGCAGCGGAGGCCTGCTTGGACCGCCCATTGCTG GGTTCTTCATTGATAGGATGAGTGATTACGGGACAGGTTTCATCATGGCAGGAGTGGCTCTCATTGTCTCTGCCctgttcctgctcctccttcatCAGTTGAACCGCAGGGGTCAGGGGTCAACCACCACGAATCAcgacatgcacacagacaagaTGGGGCACAGCCTCAGAGCTGAAGGCGAAGAGCCAGGCATGACATGA
- the si:dkey-246g23.4 gene encoding monocarboxylate transporter 2 isoform X2, translating into MDHLYCYSYHSHTPVASALSARYSHRSVVIMGGLICSLGVVIGAFARNLIELYLTVGFLNGFGYGLTWTPTVTLLGLYFEKRRPVANALASTGECIITFVLTPLFQLLIDSYSWRAALLILGGLQLNLCVCGMLLRPLKATRDVTYVSEVKAVEQGFSLEMLTKEDSEQCTPNWQETEELRISEGSDQGTANVCLEYPEEIPTSTKDSKRAELKTKLLSYIDYTLITNARFMVYSMFGVFAALGFFAPALFLVPYAHSKGIEEYQAAALMSISALLDLFGRLFFGWVANLRLVETVQQLTATVILLGTVLLLCPLASSFSELAVFSGAYGLMYGATVSIHITVLAEVVGVHRFGSSLGFFMLIRSSGGLLGPPIAGFFIDRMSDYGTGFIMAGVALIVSALFLLLLHQLNRRGQGSTTTNHDMHTDKMGHSLRAEGEEPGMT; encoded by the exons ATGGATCACCTCTATTGCTATAGCTACCATTCACATA CTCCTGTAGCGTCTGCTCTGAGTGCTCGCTACAGCCATCGTTCTGTAGTGATAATGGGTGGACTGATTTGCAGCTTAGGAGTCGTGATTGGGGCTTTTGCCCGTAACCTGATTGAACTCTACCTAACAGTGGGGTTCCTAAATG GTTTTGGGTATGGGTTAACCTGGACCCCGACAGTGACCTTGCTGGGTTTGTACTTTGAGAAGAGGCGACCGGTGGCTAACGCCTTGGCCAGCACTGGAGAGTGCATCATTACCTTTGTCCTCACACCCCTGTTTCAGCTGTTGATTGACAGTTACTCCTGGAGGGCTGCTTTGCTGATCCTGGGTGGTCTGCAGcttaacctgtgtgtgtgcggaaTGTTGCTGAGGCCCCTAAAAGCCACCAGGGATGTGACTTATGTCAGTGAGGTCAAAGCAGTAGAGCAAGGCTTTTCGCTGGAAATGCTCACAAAAGAGGACTCAGAGCAGTGCACGCCAAACTGGCAAGAGACAGAGGAGCTGAGAATATCTGAGGGGTCTGATCAGGGGACAGCCAATGTATGTCTTGAATACCCTGAGGAGATACCAACTTCGACTAAAGACTCAAAGAGGGCTGAATTAAAGACCAAACTACTGAGCTACATAGATTATACCCTCATCACTAATGCTCGATTCATGGTCTACTCAATGTTTGGGGTGTTTGCTGCTCTGGGTTTCTTTGCTCCAGCTTTGTTCCTGGTTCCTTATGCTCACAGTAAGGGAATTGAGGAGTACCAGGCGGCTGCGCTCATGTCCATCTCTGCTCTGTTGGACCTGTTTGGAAGGCTGTTCTTTGGCTGGGTGGCAAACCTGAGACTGGTGGAGACG GTGCAACAGCTGACAGCTACAGTGATTCTGCTGGGTACTGTGTTACTCCTCTGCCCACTGGCCTCCTCATTCTCAGAGCTGGCTGTGTTCAGCGGAGCTTATGGCCTGATGTATGGTGCCACTGTCTCCATCCACATCACTGTGCTGGCTGAGGTTGTGGGCGTCCACAGGTTCGGAAGTTCACTGGGGTTTTTCATGCTGATACGCAGCAGCGGAGGCCTGCTTGGACCGCCCATTGCTG GGTTCTTCATTGATAGGATGAGTGATTACGGGACAGGTTTCATCATGGCAGGAGTGGCTCTCATTGTCTCTGCCctgttcctgctcctccttcatCAGTTGAACCGCAGGGGTCAGGGGTCAACCACCACGAATCAcgacatgcacacagacaagaTGGGGCACAGCCTCAGAGCTGAAGGCGAAGAGCCAGGCATGACATGA
- the si:dkey-246g23.4 gene encoding monocarboxylate transporter 2 isoform X1 yields MDSPLKVQNGRVAVAPTAAPDGGYAWFISLSCFLVFGLTFGVVKAFGVFYVEVHQYFESTATETSWITSIAIATIHIVAPVASALSARYSHRSVVIMGGLICSLGVVIGAFARNLIELYLTVGFLNGFGYGLTWTPTVTLLGLYFEKRRPVANALASTGECIITFVLTPLFQLLIDSYSWRAALLILGGLQLNLCVCGMLLRPLKATRDVTYVSEVKAVEQGFSLEMLTKEDSEQCTPNWQETEELRISEGSDQGTANVCLEYPEEIPTSTKDSKRAELKTKLLSYIDYTLITNARFMVYSMFGVFAALGFFAPALFLVPYAHSKGIEEYQAAALMSISALLDLFGRLFFGWVANLRLVETVQQLTATVILLGTVLLLCPLASSFSELAVFSGAYGLMYGATVSIHITVLAEVVGVHRFGSSLGFFMLIRSSGGLLGPPIAGFFIDRMSDYGTGFIMAGVALIVSALFLLLLHQLNRRGQGSTTTNHDMHTDKMGHSLRAEGEEPGMT; encoded by the exons ATGGACTCTCCGCTGAAGGTTCAGAATGGGAGGGTAGCTGTGGCACCGACAGCAGCCCCCGATGGTGGCTACGCCTGGTTCATCTCACTCTCCTGCTTCTTAGTCTTTGGTCTGACCTTTGGGGTCGTTAAGGCCTTTGGTGTATTCTATGTTGAGGTACACCAATACTTTGAAAGTACAGCAACAGAAACATCATGGATCACCTCTATTGCTATAGCTACCATTCACATAGTAG CTCCTGTAGCGTCTGCTCTGAGTGCTCGCTACAGCCATCGTTCTGTAGTGATAATGGGTGGACTGATTTGCAGCTTAGGAGTCGTGATTGGGGCTTTTGCCCGTAACCTGATTGAACTCTACCTAACAGTGGGGTTCCTAAATG GTTTTGGGTATGGGTTAACCTGGACCCCGACAGTGACCTTGCTGGGTTTGTACTTTGAGAAGAGGCGACCGGTGGCTAACGCCTTGGCCAGCACTGGAGAGTGCATCATTACCTTTGTCCTCACACCCCTGTTTCAGCTGTTGATTGACAGTTACTCCTGGAGGGCTGCTTTGCTGATCCTGGGTGGTCTGCAGcttaacctgtgtgtgtgcggaaTGTTGCTGAGGCCCCTAAAAGCCACCAGGGATGTGACTTATGTCAGTGAGGTCAAAGCAGTAGAGCAAGGCTTTTCGCTGGAAATGCTCACAAAAGAGGACTCAGAGCAGTGCACGCCAAACTGGCAAGAGACAGAGGAGCTGAGAATATCTGAGGGGTCTGATCAGGGGACAGCCAATGTATGTCTTGAATACCCTGAGGAGATACCAACTTCGACTAAAGACTCAAAGAGGGCTGAATTAAAGACCAAACTACTGAGCTACATAGATTATACCCTCATCACTAATGCTCGATTCATGGTCTACTCAATGTTTGGGGTGTTTGCTGCTCTGGGTTTCTTTGCTCCAGCTTTGTTCCTGGTTCCTTATGCTCACAGTAAGGGAATTGAGGAGTACCAGGCGGCTGCGCTCATGTCCATCTCTGCTCTGTTGGACCTGTTTGGAAGGCTGTTCTTTGGCTGGGTGGCAAACCTGAGACTGGTGGAGACG GTGCAACAGCTGACAGCTACAGTGATTCTGCTGGGTACTGTGTTACTCCTCTGCCCACTGGCCTCCTCATTCTCAGAGCTGGCTGTGTTCAGCGGAGCTTATGGCCTGATGTATGGTGCCACTGTCTCCATCCACATCACTGTGCTGGCTGAGGTTGTGGGCGTCCACAGGTTCGGAAGTTCACTGGGGTTTTTCATGCTGATACGCAGCAGCGGAGGCCTGCTTGGACCGCCCATTGCTG GGTTCTTCATTGATAGGATGAGTGATTACGGGACAGGTTTCATCATGGCAGGAGTGGCTCTCATTGTCTCTGCCctgttcctgctcctccttcatCAGTTGAACCGCAGGGGTCAGGGGTCAACCACCACGAATCAcgacatgcacacagacaagaTGGGGCACAGCCTCAGAGCTGAAGGCGAAGAGCCAGGCATGACATGA